A region from the Luteolibacter flavescens genome encodes:
- a CDS encoding YcxB family protein → MSDRDPAKATTMRFTYQPNFSDYLALNRHVLWAQLKIAMLVMGVLTLVALVYPFVVRHLASAGNPDAQLEFGLIHIGIPLLALLFAIAIRVSIRKRWDKIDALRATLEYDFDEQGLATRSDRRRNFTEWPQFAHATVTKKHFILKTHAGSYYYFPLSVIPDRARLLALLEGKVPVKGG, encoded by the coding sequence GTGAGCGACCGCGACCCGGCGAAGGCGACGACGATGCGCTTCACCTATCAACCGAATTTCAGCGACTATCTCGCGCTGAACCGCCACGTGCTGTGGGCGCAGCTCAAGATCGCCATGCTCGTGATGGGCGTCCTCACGCTCGTCGCGCTGGTTTATCCCTTTGTCGTCCGTCATCTGGCCAGCGCGGGGAATCCGGACGCGCAGCTTGAGTTCGGGCTGATCCACATCGGCATCCCGCTCCTCGCGCTGCTTTTCGCGATCGCGATCCGCGTCTCAATCAGGAAGCGCTGGGACAAGATCGATGCTCTGCGGGCCACGCTCGAATACGACTTCGACGAGCAAGGCCTCGCCACCCGCTCCGACCGCAGACGGAACTTCACCGAGTGGCCTCAATTCGCCCACGCCACGGTGACGAAGAAGCATTTCATCCTGAAGACCCATGCTGGGTCGTATTACTATTTCCCGCTCTCCGTCATCCCGGATCGCGCAAGGTTGCTGGCCCTCCTCGAAGGGAAAGTGCCGGTGAAGGGCGGCTGA
- a CDS encoding tetratricopeptide repeat protein, whose amino-acid sequence MAEISPSAPQALGVPESLATVLKWRDTPTPLSEEEFNLAIQELGTVVQALDNHPDQLGRFARALGLVVLGNLHRDHGLLDHALPFYHLALQNPADLDDGTPRGKNELANAHTNRGICTLSAGDKDELPDALADFEQAIALRKEIPAEGEENIRWGLAASLMNRGDVLHRMGERNEDARATYDEAIALLEEMDWQGNAGVLQRLALAWANRGLVGDSHEDARRCFEKCIELLPDPQNPAQLLTLCNALLNRGRHSLGVGSDTEAAAADARKVLELTTPHERDHPAPAELSLQGRHLLAHALVTWLDSSKQGPGLAEDWIGDTTDTVEDALSVQRHWEQQGFTGLRPLAGELFALGLHVYRVCQPHFFAEFLIESMDPETSPGAPFADPMFQATAARALHTVVNEVAQRAASSTLEPADVEKQKKILNSLRAADQRLAALQQKYAPPQQEEPPAEMV is encoded by the coding sequence ATGGCTGAGATTTCTCCATCCGCACCGCAGGCCCTCGGCGTCCCCGAGTCGCTCGCCACCGTCTTGAAATGGCGCGACACCCCCACCCCGCTCAGCGAGGAGGAGTTCAATCTGGCCATCCAGGAGCTTGGCACCGTCGTCCAGGCACTGGACAACCACCCCGATCAACTCGGCCGCTTCGCCCGCGCGCTGGGCCTCGTGGTGCTGGGCAATCTCCATCGCGACCACGGCCTGCTGGATCACGCGCTGCCTTTCTACCACCTCGCGCTGCAAAATCCGGCCGACCTCGACGACGGCACGCCACGCGGTAAGAACGAGCTGGCAAACGCCCACACGAACCGCGGCATCTGCACGCTCTCCGCTGGTGACAAGGACGAACTGCCCGACGCGCTCGCCGACTTCGAGCAGGCGATCGCACTGCGGAAGGAAATCCCCGCCGAAGGCGAGGAGAACATCCGCTGGGGCCTGGCCGCCAGCCTGATGAACCGCGGCGACGTGCTGCACCGCATGGGCGAGCGCAATGAAGACGCCCGCGCCACCTACGACGAAGCCATCGCCCTGCTGGAGGAGATGGACTGGCAAGGCAATGCCGGCGTGCTCCAGCGCCTCGCCCTCGCATGGGCAAATCGCGGCCTCGTGGGCGACTCGCACGAGGACGCCCGCCGCTGCTTTGAAAAGTGCATCGAGCTTCTCCCGGATCCACAAAATCCGGCCCAGCTCCTGACCCTCTGCAATGCGCTGCTGAACCGCGGCCGTCACTCGCTGGGCGTGGGCAGCGATACCGAAGCCGCCGCAGCCGATGCGCGGAAGGTGCTGGAACTCACCACGCCCCACGAGCGCGATCATCCGGCACCCGCCGAGCTCTCGCTGCAGGGCCGTCACCTGCTCGCCCACGCGCTGGTGACGTGGCTCGACTCGTCCAAGCAAGGCCCCGGCCTCGCGGAGGACTGGATTGGCGACACGACCGACACGGTGGAAGACGCGCTCTCCGTGCAACGCCACTGGGAGCAGCAGGGCTTCACCGGCCTGCGCCCGCTGGCCGGCGAGCTTTTCGCGCTAGGCCTGCATGTCTATCGCGTGTGCCAGCCGCACTTCTTCGCTGAATTCCTCATCGAGTCGATGGACCCGGAGACCTCTCCCGGCGCTCCCTTCGCCGACCCGATGTTCCAGGCCACCGCCGCCCGCGCCCTCCACACCGTGGTGAACGAAGTCGCCCAGCGCGCGGCCTCCTCCACCCTCGAGCCCGCCGACGTGGAGAAGCAGAAGAAGATCCTCAATAGCCTGCGTGCCGCCGACCAGCGCCTCGCCGCGCTGCAGCAGAAGTACGCACCACCGCAGCAGGAAGAACCGCCCGCGGAGATGGTGTGA
- a CDS encoding bifunctional riboflavin kinase/FAD synthetase, producing the protein MDTRLAGRAADARLEAGRCHTGLAPAGTAVQGPAVRRFSSIAEMKELAGPVHLALGVFDGVHLGHQEVIGQALAARGRDGGTCGVLTFDPYPIRVLFPEKAPRRLLASLDHKAEILSRMDVDFLLALPFDLARAEEEAEDFIRELVSAGVKTVAVGEDWRFGKGRKGDVAMLSGLSGELGFRLEALPPVMMDGDRISSTRIRQAVQDGNLEAAARMLGRPYTVEGRVVEGRKLGRTIGFPTANVERGEEQFPPDGVWAVRAREGERRFDGVANLGLRPTVDGEARTLEVHLFDHNGDLYGRTLEVEFVKHLRGERKFESLEALKEQIGRDAAEAMYLLRGLDEEER; encoded by the coding sequence GTGGACACGAGGTTGGCGGGGCGGGCGGCAGACGCAAGACTGGAAGCGGGAAGATGCCACACGGGGCTGGCACCCGCCGGGACTGCCGTGCAAGGTCCCGCCGTGCGTCGCTTCTCGAGTATCGCGGAAATGAAAGAGCTGGCCGGCCCGGTGCATCTCGCGCTGGGCGTCTTCGATGGCGTGCACCTCGGCCACCAGGAGGTCATCGGCCAGGCGCTCGCGGCCCGCGGGCGGGACGGCGGCACCTGTGGCGTGCTGACCTTCGATCCCTATCCGATCCGCGTGCTCTTCCCGGAGAAGGCACCGCGCAGGCTGCTGGCATCGCTCGACCACAAGGCGGAGATCCTTTCCCGGATGGACGTGGATTTCCTGCTCGCGCTTCCATTCGACCTCGCCCGGGCGGAGGAGGAGGCCGAGGACTTCATCCGCGAGTTGGTCTCGGCAGGCGTGAAGACGGTCGCGGTGGGCGAGGACTGGCGGTTTGGAAAAGGGCGGAAGGGCGACGTGGCCATGCTTTCCGGGCTCTCCGGCGAGCTGGGCTTCCGGCTGGAGGCCTTGCCGCCCGTGATGATGGATGGCGACCGCATCAGCAGCACCCGCATCCGCCAGGCGGTGCAGGACGGGAATCTGGAAGCCGCAGCGCGCATGCTCGGGCGACCGTACACCGTGGAGGGCAGGGTGGTGGAGGGCCGGAAGCTCGGCCGCACGATCGGCTTTCCCACGGCAAACGTGGAGCGTGGCGAGGAGCAATTCCCCCCGGATGGAGTCTGGGCAGTGCGGGCGAGGGAGGGGGAGCGGCGCTTCGATGGCGTGGCAAATCTCGGGCTGCGGCCGACCGTGGACGGCGAGGCGCGGACGCTGGAGGTGCATCTCTTCGACCACAACGGCGACCTATACGGGCGCACGCTGGAGGTGGAATTTGTGAAGCACCTGCGCGGAGAGCGGAAATTCGAGTCGCTGGAGGCGCTGAAAGAGCAGATCGGGCGGGACGCTGCGGAGGCAATGTATTTACTACGTGGGCTGGACGAGGAGGAGCGCTGA